CACGACGGTCTGGCGTCCCTGGTGGGCAGGAACCGCGCCGCCCTACTCACCGCTCTCAGCGATCCGGCGAGCACCACCCAGCTGACGGTTGTCACCGGGCTCTCGCTTGGCACCGTGGGCGACCACCTCAAGGTGCTGCTCGGCGCGGGCCTTGTGCTGCGACGCAGATCCGGACGGGAAGTGCTCTATTGGCGCACCGCACTCGGCGACACCCTCGTGGCCGCGGCGACCTGAATCCCAACCACGTCGCTCATCGGGGCATGAACCGGCGATCGCTCTGCGGGGCAGATCCGTGCATTAGTGGTGACCGCGATTGGACGTCAGACTGGTTTGTGCGCGAGCCAGATGGCTCCGGAAGCCGGATAGTCCGGGCCGAGCGCGACGGTGGCGTCGACCACCAGTCCGGCATCGCGCAGAAGGTGCGCGTAGGTTTCGGGGCTGCGGCGAGCGAAGAGCACTCGCATGGGGAGACCGCCGTAGCCCTCGGTCTTGACGTACGTGCTGTCGCCGACGTGGCCGCCGAGCATGAGAGAACCGCTTGGGGCGATCACCCGAGCGACTTCTCGGATCGCGGCCCTAAGGTCCTCGTCCGGGACATGGTGCAGCACGTACCAGCAGAAGACGCCTGCGGTCGCACCGTCGGCAACGGGGATCTGTGTAAGCGACGCTGCGGCGAAGCCGAGTCTTGGGTTTTGGTGCGTGCCAGGCGGAGCATCGCGGTCGAGATGTCGATGCCCGAGACCGCCAGACCTCGTGACGCCAGGTCTCGGGTCAGCAAGCCAGGTCCGCACCCGATGTCGAGTACCGGCCCTCCGCCCGCCTCGGCGACTCTCTGTGCGAAGTGGTCGACGAGCCGCTTCTCGAGCGGAAGGGCCTCCAAACCGGCCCGCACGAGGTCGGCATACCGATCGGCGACCCGGTCATAGGAGTCGCCGGTCTCGGCGATCCAGGACCCGGGTTTCACAAGACCGCAGCCTAACTGCGAGCGCACGCTCTTCGGCCCGACAGCGCGGACAGCGGCATGTGCGTGCGATTCCGACGCCCCTCTAGAGGAAGCGGCGGGCGTCTCTCGCTGTGAACACCGGGTTGCCAAGCGCGGACATGATCGCGTCGACGGTCACCCGGACGTCCGCGGTCGCGTCGAGCACGACTTCGTTAGGTACGCCGAGCAAATCAGACGGGACGTACCAACGCCGGAACTCCTCAGGCGACACCTCCAAGCCGAGGGGGCGCCCTTGGTGCCGTCGCAACGCCTCGTCGAACGACACCTCCAGGTAGAAGACGTGGGATGGCCCCGGATGCTCAGCGATGACCCGGCACAACATCTCGCGATAGTGCGACGACACGAGAATGCCCTCGATGATGACGTTGTACCCGATGCCCGCGCAGTAGCAGATGGTGTTCGCCAGGAGGCCGATGTTGTCGCCGTTGGCAATGTCGTGCTCACGCAGGACAACCCGGCGAAAGTGGTCCTGTCCAATGTTCGCTGTACCCGCACCGAGATTGCCCTGAAGCTCGCTGGCCACGGTGCTCTTGCCAGACGCGGAGTTGCCGCGCAGCACGATCAAGTGCGGGGCGTGGTCCATGACCGAGACGGTAGCGGCTATGCGTCCTCCTCATCTCGGCACGTCCGCGCGGACGGCGGCATGTCCGTGCGCTCGCTGTGCTTGACGCCAGTACCGAAGCGACACGGCCTAGGCTCGGAACATGTCCACCGACCAGAAGGCCATCTGGCAGCGGTACTACAAGGAACGCCGCGACGCGCTGATCTCCAAGGTCGAGGACCTGTCGGAGTACGAGGCCCGGATGCCCCGCACACCGACCGGAACCAGCCTGATCGGCATCATCAAGCACGTCCTCAACGTGGAAGCGGTGTATCTCGGCGTCACCTTCGGACGCCCGTTCCCTTACGCGGATGAGCTGGTCGCCGAATCGGCGTACGAGGTCGATCCGCAGGCCGACTGGTACGCCACCGCCGACGAGACCACCGCCGGCATCATCGATCTCTACCGCCGACTGATCACCCACTGCGAGCAGACCCTCGAACTGCTCGATCTCGACACCGTCGGCCACGTCCGGCACTGGGGTGGCAGGGAGGTCACGCTGCACTGGATCCTGGTGCACAACTTCAACGACCTCGCGCAGCACAACGGCCAGGCGGACATCCTGCGCGAACAGGTCGATGGCAGCGTGGGGTGGCGGCAGCCGGGCGACAACGTGCCAGGCGGGTATGACTGGCCGGCGTACGTCGCGAAACTGACCGGGCTCGCCGAGGGGTTTCGTGATCAACCTGAGAACGTGTCCGCCACTCCAGGGGGCGAGCGGCAGTAGTGCGTCTGCGAGCGCACGCCCGGCGGCATGAGCGGGCGCTACTCGTGTGTCGCTTCGAGGCGAGCAACCGCGACCCGACGAGAAAATGCAGTGTTCAGCAGGCCGGGCACTGGTTGGGTTGACGCATGGACCTCGATGCCCGCATTGACCTGGTCGCTCGCACGTGGACGCCGACGCAGCAACTGCACCCGGGCAACATCGCCTGGCACGGGAGCGGGTGCGACAGTGCTCCACCGGCAGACATCAACCTGCAGGGCGAGGGCTGGTTTGCCGAATTGTGGCTTCAGGACGGTGCGCCGGCTGAGGTCGACGGACACTTCTCGCCCGGCCTCGCGCCGGACGATCGTCGCGCCGCGTTCGAGCAGATCCGCACGGTCGCACCGCAGGGCACGATCAGTCTCGCCTCGGACGCCCCAATGGCTGACGCCGTGCGGGCACATGGCGCGCGTGAGGTAGGTGGTCCGTTTTTCCTGCTCCAGCATCGGGACCTGGACCGGATTCCACAGCCGATCCTGCCGTCGGGATACGCCATCGTTTCGGCCGACATCGCGGGAGAACACGTGCGGGTCGACGCGCACCGTCAAGCTTGGGCACCTGCTCGTATCAAGGCCCTACTGGGACTGACCATGACCGGCAATGAGCCGCCCAGCGGGTTCACGCTTGAAAAGTACCGGGCAATGAAAGCTGTCAGCATCTATCGATGCGAACTCGATCTCGTCGTCTGCGCACCCGACGGCAGCCCCGCCGCGTTCGCGCTTGGTTGGTTCGACGGCCGATCCAAAAGCGTGCTCTTCGAACCAGTCGGCACAAGCCCCGACCACGCACGGCGCGGATTGTCCCGGGCGGTCTGCTCAGCCGTCATGTCGGCAGCCCGTGACCTCGGCGCGACGCAGTCCGTCGTGGGTCCGCGCGGCGACGAGGCGTACCCGGCACCGCGTCGCCTCTACGAGTCCCTTGGCTTCACGACCCTCGCACGCACCACCACCCTCACATGGGGCGCTAATTAGCACCCGCCGCACGACCGCTCATCGGCATTCCGCGCGGAAAGCGGCTACTTGTTTCATTGCCTCAGGACCGTGGCCCGGCCAGGCTTCGGTCCAGACGTCCGGGCTGTCGCTCGCAAATCGGCTGCCCACGCACGTCGTGTGGCTCTCACATGGCCTGCGCAGTCCCGGGCGTCACCCCAGGGCGGGGAGAGGCTCAAGAGGGGTTTGCTCTGCTCGAAGTAGCGTTGCCCTCCCGGCTCGAACTCTCTGTTGGATCCATCGGAGGACTCGTTGAGCTCCACACCTGAGCGCGTGGTCATCGGTATGGACCCGCACAAGCGTTCCGCCACCATCGAGGTGATGACCGGCGACGAGACCATCGTCGGTGGTGGCCGGTTCGGCACCGACCGCGACGGCTACGCGGCAATGAAGAACTACGCCAAGCAGTGGCCGGACCGGGTCTGGGCGATCGAGGGCTGCCAGGGCATCGGCCGGCACATCGCCAACCGACTCCTCGCCGATGGTGAGGAGGTCGTCGACGTCCCCCCGAAACTGTCCGCGCGGGCTCGGGTGTTCGCCACCGGGCAGGGTCGTAGGACCGACGCCACCGACGCCCACTCCGTCGCCCTGGTCGGCACCCGGATGAGCGGGCTGCGTCCGGTGGTCAACGACGAGCAGCTCGCGCTGCTGCGGATCCTGGTCGACCGCCGCCGGTCCCTGGGTGAGGACCACACCCGGATGATCAGCCAGCTGCACCAGCTGCTGCTGGAGCTGATCCCGGGCGGCGCGAAGAAGTACCTGTCGGCCGCCCAGGCCAAGGTCCTGCTGGCCAAGGTCCGTCCCCGCGACGTCGCCGGTAAGGCACGACGGCGGGTCGCCGCGGAGCTGATCGCCGACCTCGAGCGCGTCTACCGACGCTCGAAAGAGGCCGACAAGGAGCTGAAGGAACTCGTCGCCGCGACCGGCACGACCCTGATGGACCTGCACGGCATCGGCCCGTCCGGAGCCGCCCGGCTGCTGGTCGAGGTCGCCGACATCACCCGCTTCCCCACCAAGGCGCACTTCGCGTCCTGGAACGGCACCGCACCCATCGACGCCTCCTCCGGCGACCAGGTCCGGCACCGGCTGTCGCGGGCAGGCAACCGGCAGATCAACCGAGTGCTGCACATCATGGCCACCGTCCAGCTGCGCACCCCCACTGAAGGTCGCGCCTACTTCGACCGCAAGAAGGCCTCGGGCAAGACCTCGATGGAAGCGATGCGCTGCCTGAAACGACGTCTGTCCGACCTCGTGTACCGGCGGATGGTCGACGACGCCATCGCCCGAGCAGCGACGGGCCCGGGAGGGCAACGGGGACACGACTCTGACTCCAGCGCGACCGGCTCACATCCCCACACCGGCTCTTCGGACAAGCCACTTCCCGGACCCGCCACCAGCCAGCCTAAGACACCACTTCGCAAGGCCGGTTGACACAGAGGGGAGCCATGTGCGGACGATGCTGGCAGGCATCCGATTGACGTCCCGCGCCAATGCGCCAGATACCCCGGGTCAACTGGAGGAGGGTAGGTCGTCGGCGGTCCAGAGCGTTCCCGGACATCCACGACTCTTACGGTGCCTCCACGCCAGGCCGACCGCCGCAATGGGGCGGCCCTCCCGCCGGGCGAGGAGGCCGGGTGTGCTGTCCCACATGACTCGGTGACGGGCGTTTCGGCAACCAACATCACCGCGGGGGGCGTCCCTTGAGGTGCGTCCCATCACGGGCTTGACTGAGCGTATGACGATGCCGCGGACCACCGGCTCGCATGGCAACCAGGTGTCGAGCCGGCTGTGAACCGGTTAGACTACCGCGGCGCGTTCTGGTTCCCGGTCGAGCCGAACGAGCTGTGGGACACTATCGAGCGCTTCGACCAGTTCGAGTCCTGGTGGGCCTGGCTGCGAGACTTCGGTGCCGACTCGGACCGGCTCGTCACCGGCAACGTGCTACACGCCACCGTCATTCCGCCGGTCCCGTATCGGCTGGCCCTGGACATCCGGCTGGAGGGGTCCCTGCGACCGCACGTGCTCGAGGCGACGATCGACGGAGATGCGCGCGGCTTTGCGGTCATACGGCTGGACCCCGTCGACGACGGGGCGCAGGTCGCGGTGGTGTGGTCGCTGGGCATGGTGAGCACACCGTTGCGCATCGCGGCGCTCGTCGCCTACCCGCTCATGCGCTGGGGGCACGACCGCGTGGTGGAGATGGCGGTCGCCGGGTTCCGCCAGCAGGCGCTGGCGGGCACACGGGATGGTGGCCCCGGTGAGCGCTAGCTCGTTCTCGCCCGTGCCACGAGACGAGGAGGCCAAGGCGCTGGCCAACTGGTTCGACTGATCACCCGAGCACGACCGAATGCGCTTTCCTGCATGCAGCCAGGTTGAGACGTGAGCACCGGCATGATCGCGCGAATCGCGACAGATGCGTGCGCCCGGCTCAGAACAGATCGAACGTTCTACGGCGTACACCAGAGCGCATTCGCTATCTTCTAACCCTCGCGAGTGCGGACGAGATGAACGTACTCGTGGTACGGCTCAGAACGGACAAGCGCTGAAGCGATGTCGTTCTTGACGTCGAGCACCTCGACCTCAATCGTGCGGTCGGCGAGACCGCTGGCGACCTGGACGCCCTCGCCCTCGCCCGTCCAGGTGATCATCTGCTCAGCCGTCACGAACGAGAGTGTGGATGCCTGGTCCCGCTCAGACGACCGCTTTACGAGATCGCGGTGCAGCGCTCGCTCCATTCGCGAAACGTCACCGTCGAACCAGCCGTCGAAGTAATCGTGAACCGTCACGATGATGAGTGCTGAGTCGTTGTCCATAACGTTCTCCTTCCGCGGCTGGCGCCAGCGGGCGACCGCCTCAAACGCTATCCGCACCGCGCGCTGAACGCATGTCACGAAGACCGCTCATCGGCAGTTGCGTCTACCTGTCCGCGGCAGATGAGTGCATTCCACAGCGCTGCATGGCAGAGTCCAACTCGTCGTTCCAAGGAGTGCGGAGCGGATGCAAGATTCGGATCTCGATGAAGTGAACGCTTGCCTTGCGCGGTTCCAGGTCACGATGTACCGAGGCAGCGACCGTCGGTACCGCATCTGGGGCGACATCAACCGGATACAAGACGTCGTCGATAGCCCTTGCGTGGAGCGCTTTCCCGGCGGCGCGTTGGACGACTTGAACTGGTTCTTCACGCACGAGGTCGACGCACGCGTGGCGACGAACCTCGAACGGTGTGGTGTTCGCGTCGACTACGAGCCCGGCGACTCCATCGGCTTGTCGTTCAATGGGACGGGCCCACCGATGAGCAGATGGCAGAGGCGACCAGGGCCACCTACGACTGGTATCGACTTCCGCCTGCCCGCAGGGGCACACGCATCTGATTGACCGCTACCAGTCACGCCCGCACATCG
The DNA window shown above is from Nocardioides mesophilus and carries:
- a CDS encoding IS110 family transposase; this encodes MSSTPERVVIGMDPHKRSATIEVMTGDETIVGGGRFGTDRDGYAAMKNYAKQWPDRVWAIEGCQGIGRHIANRLLADGEEVVDVPPKLSARARVFATGQGRRTDATDAHSVALVGTRMSGLRPVVNDEQLALLRILVDRRRSLGEDHTRMISQLHQLLLELIPGGAKKYLSAAQAKVLLAKVRPRDVAGKARRRVAAELIADLERVYRRSKEADKELKELVAATGTTLMDLHGIGPSGAARLLVEVADITRFPTKAHFASWNGTAPIDASSGDQVRHRLSRAGNRQINRVLHIMATVQLRTPTEGRAYFDRKKASGKTSMEAMRCLKRRLSDLVYRRMVDDAIARAATGPGGQRGHDSDSSATGSHPHTGSSDKPLPGPATSQPKTPLRKAG
- a CDS encoding DinB family protein, coding for MSTDQKAIWQRYYKERRDALISKVEDLSEYEARMPRTPTGTSLIGIIKHVLNVEAVYLGVTFGRPFPYADELVAESAYEVDPQADWYATADETTAGIIDLYRRLITHCEQTLELLDLDTVGHVRHWGGREVTLHWILVHNFNDLAQHNGQADILREQVDGSVGWRQPGDNVPGGYDWPAYVAKLTGLAEGFRDQPENVSATPGGERQ
- a CDS encoding GNAT family N-acetyltransferase; this encodes MDLDARIDLVARTWTPTQQLHPGNIAWHGSGCDSAPPADINLQGEGWFAELWLQDGAPAEVDGHFSPGLAPDDRRAAFEQIRTVAPQGTISLASDAPMADAVRAHGAREVGGPFFLLQHRDLDRIPQPILPSGYAIVSADIAGEHVRVDAHRQAWAPARIKALLGLTMTGNEPPSGFTLEKYRAMKAVSIYRCELDLVVCAPDGSPAAFALGWFDGRSKSVLFEPVGTSPDHARRGLSRAVCSAVMSAARDLGATQSVVGPRGDEAYPAPRRLYESLGFTTLARTTTLTWGAN
- a CDS encoding nuclear transport factor 2 family protein, translating into MDNDSALIIVTVHDYFDGWFDGDVSRMERALHRDLVKRSSERDQASTLSFVTAEQMITWTGEGEGVQVASGLADRTIEVEVLDVKNDIASALVRSEPYHEYVHLVRTREG
- a CDS encoding AAA family ATPase, yielding MDHAPHLIVLRGNSASGKSTVASELQGNLGAGTANIGQDHFRRVVLREHDIANGDNIGLLANTICYCAGIGYNVIIEGILVSSHYREMLCRVIAEHPGPSHVFYLEVSFDEALRRHQGRPLGLEVSPEEFRRWYVPSDLLGVPNEVVLDATADVRVTVDAIMSALGNPVFTARDARRFL